The stretch of DNA ggagctggggctggtctCCCATCCGGGCACTGGGGTCGTCACACCCCCCGGACCAGACATctgctcccccacccacccaaccagcaatgggatgccagcacgtaCCCATACTGCAGAACTAAATCTCAAATGCCCCGCTGGGCTCCACCAGCCAGCGACCTTCAAGACACGCTGATTGGGAATGAgagcctggctcactccccacgtggttcactcgtagccacagtggccagtccTGGGacagtcaaagccaagagcttcttccaggtctcccttaagGGTGCGGGGTCCCACACACTCGGGCCATCTCCCACAGCTTTTCCCAAggcgcattggcagggagctggatgggaagtggagcagccgggattcaagcCAGTGCCCCGTGGAATGCAGGTGTTGGCAGATGGTGGGCTTACGCACTACGCCACAGTGCTGGTGCGCACATCTCTTTTATTGCCACAGTCATACAAAAGGGCTTACGCATTTTCAAGAAACGTGAAAGGCAGCGAGAAACTTCCTTACAATGGCCCCCTCCCCATGTGTCTActattgggctgggccagggccacgtcaggagcttcttccgggtctctcacacgggtcccaaggctctgggccgtcctccactgctttcccaggccacaggcagggagctggatgggaagtggagcagtcaggatacagacacgtgcaaagcaaggactttagccactaggctacctcaccaggccccaCAGCGGGCATCTCCAAGGGAGGCTCACCCCACCACACTGCAATTGGCCCGCCCCCCGCCCAACTGCTCTTCAAATTCCACTTTGTTCACTCAGTCCCCTCCTGCGTGGCTTCCGGCTTGCATGAGTTGGGGGAGTGCGGTGGGTGCTTCTTTCTCTGGGGGACCCCCCTCTCCTTCCACTGCCAGGTCTGGGCACCACATCCATCTATCTCCGTGTCGGTCCAAGTTCCGGTCACTTGTCCTTGACCCAAGACAGAAAGCCCTCTGAAGGGTGGCCCAGAGGTGGGCACTGCGGGATCTCCCTTTAGTGGAGGAAGCGCCAGGAGAGCTGAAGGGGCAGTGCAGGCCCAGGCAGCCAAAGCCCAGATCTGCCCTGGGGTTGCAACTGCCACCCCTGGGACTGACCTGTGCCCTGCCagtgctccccaccccccccccagacTCCCAAAACAACCTTTGGGACCTGCGGCCCAATTTTGCAACCTTCAGCAAACAGCAGCTCGGATGCACCCCCGGCCCCCACCCCCTGGCCGGCCGGGGAGCGGCTGCAGAGGAGGGGATGGGTGGAGCAAAAGTCCCTGAAACCATTTGGTGTAAAGTCTTGATGATATCCACACGTGGGAATGGTCTTCACCCTGCACGCGGGGGCTGAGCATTGGGGTCAGCTGCCTACTGGCCCAGGGTTCAagtccagtcccagccctgacccctagctccctgctgaccGCACCCTGGACGGAGGGTGGCAGGTGGTTCAGggttcctgctgctgcccacgtgggaggcccagatggtgCTCTGTTTCCCGGCGTGGGCCACGTGGAGGCGCAGCAGGCGGGCAAGCTCACGCTGCctctccaaaaacaaaaaaaagtgatgCCTGTCTCAAAAAACCTAGGGCTCGCAGcagttcaattccattttcccagcAAGTCTCAGGGGCGCACGCGCATGCACCCGGCCCTGGGGTGCTAGGCCAGTGTGGGTGTGGGCGTCATCATCAGAATCCCACACATCCGCCCCACCCCCGGCACCTGCCCCCACGCCAGGCCGGGGCGTGCAGCGTCCCCCACACTCAGATACCGTCCTGGTCCAGCAAGCGGCCAAGGGCATCACAGATGCGGCGCAGGTGTGAGTGGTAGGGTTCGGCCGGGCCGTAGAGTGCGGCCAGGAAGTCGCCGTCGGCCAGGTGGCGGAAGGCATGCTGGATGCGACCGTGCGACTTGGCCGTGAGGTGCGGCCCGGCCGCCTGCAGCAGCAGGTCCCGACAGTCGAGCAGGCCCGCGGCCAGCACGCGGCGGTCGAAGGTGAAGTCCACCTGCTGGAAGCTGATGGCCGTGAGCGCCAGGCTGCGCGCCTTCTGCCGGAAGCGCCGCAGCAGCGCCAGCTCGTCAGCCGCCAGCTGCCCGGCCCGCAGCAGCACGGCCAGCTTCACGGCCACCTTGACCAAGTTCTTGATCACCTTCTGTGCCTCCTTGCGACTGCGCGTGAACTCCTTGGTGGCGCGGTACAGCTCGTCCAGCACCTCGCCACTCGCCTCGTCCAGGAGCGCCGTGGCCATGGTCTTAGAGGCCATCTTGCTCAGAAGTTTCTTCTGCGTCTGCAGGGCCAGGTTGCGGGCGCTGAAGGTGTCCATGGCCCTGCTGGGGAAGTgggggtgcgggggggggggggaatgtatGAGCTTAACCCAGTAAGTCCCGGGCCATCCTGCAGCCGGCCAAGAGGGGGGCCGCCAGCCCAGGCGGTCCGAGGACGGGCTGAGCCGCAGCAGAGGCCGCCAGAGTGTCCACTAAAGTGCATGGGAAAAGGACTCTGCGTACCTAGGCTCCAGATACACAGACTGAGGCCAGGGGAGGAAGAGGCCACCAAGTCCCTGGTGGAGGGTCCTTCCTGGCCCGCTCAGGACTGTGTGGCCTCCTCGGGGAGGGTCGGGAGGAATGGGTACAGGGACTGGGTGGCTTCCCGGGACTCCATTCAAGGCCAGCAGGAAAAGGAGGCGGTGCCATGCCTGGTCCTCTAAGccagatgtgcacacacacacacacacacacacctgggcggCCAGCTGTCCGCCTCCGGCCTCCCACGCTGCCCCTACCCCCCAGACCCATTGTTCTGCCACCATGCACGATGACCACTGTCCCCTGGGGAGTAGGCTGAGAACCAAAATAAATGCTAGCTTCCTTCCTGCAGGGCTGGTGTGGCCCTAAGGGCCGGGCATTCCCAGGCCCGCAGGCCCCGGGTCTCTGCTTGGCTGGCCGCCCAGTGCCAGGGTACCTGCTATCCTCACTGACCACAACAGTGGATTAAGGGTATGGGGACTTGGCCTGAACACTCACACGGTCATGCAACAAACATGAGTAGGCACAAGCTGTACAGCAAGCACAGTGGCCACCCCAAGGGACACAGCGCTGCCTTCCGGAAGTTCCGGCACCTTTCTCCTTAGAAGTTATTTGACAGTTCCCACACAGCCCTGCAGTGGAATCCACCTGGCCCTGTGGTTGTTTACATTGTtattgatgagagagagagaaagagagagagtgtgtgagtgagcttcctgctgctgactcactccccaaatggccgcaacagctgggctgggtaaGGCCaaaaagcaagagccaggagctccttcctggtctcccacgtgggtgcaggggtgggggagattCTAGAACATACACGCTGTGTCCTGAGCCAGGTCCACACAGACCGGAAAGATCCGGGATCAGAGGTTGCACACAGCCGGCCAGGTGTGGCCTGACACATAGCCTGGCAGCGATGATGCCCCCGTCCACTTCAGCTAACAGATCCTCTGATCCCAGCTCCAGGCTAAcagacaccctgggaggcagcaggagctggctgaagtctttggggccctgccacccctccatgtgggagacccggatggagctctgggctctgacctggcccagccactgctaCTGTGGTCCTTtagaaagagaaccagcagatgggcgcaCCCCCCCTTGCCCTCTCTCTCGcccctctgtttttcaaataaaataaaattctaaataaataaatgctttttaaaaatacatagcaGGGCTTtacacagtagtctagtggctaaagtccttgccttgcatgcgccgggatcccataggggcacaagtttgtgccccagctacctcacttcccgtccagctccctgcctgtggcctgggaaagcagtggaggacggccctaagccttgggaccctgcacccgcgtgggagacccagaagagactcctggctcctggcttcagatcagctcagctcagtggccattgctgtcacttggggagtgaatcatgggatggaagatcttcctctctgtctctcctcctctctgtatatctgacttccaataattATTGAATAATCTGACTTCCAATTTTATTGACATATATCTCATCTAAAGGGGAATAAAATCTAAAAGGGAATAAAATCTAAAGGGGAACCTCCAGATTTCCAAAATGCACCTGCCCACCCAGGGAGGgggaggctgcagcccccaccccgGGGGGCACCCAGGTCCTCCTGGAAGCCTGCCCCACCCCGGGATAATTCCCGTACCTCTACCAAGCAGGGAGGGGGGCAAGTTTTTCCCTCTAAATTGGGGCATGTGGACTTTTGccctctgccacccccaccccacttcaTCATGTTGGGACACATGAGCCCTGAAAAGTAGATGTAATATCAACTTTGAACTTTAGATCCTGCTGTTCACACCGCCACTGCGCTGGCCATACTGTGGCCAGTgcctgaccccctgtcccctaCAGAAGTCTAGAGCCCCAGGCctggggtgaggtgggagggTTCCCACAGGGCATATATAGACCACCTGCTAGGTCCCCCCAGTGCCACACGGGACCCCCGGAGTGGAGTGGACATCCAGGAAAAGAAAATGGCTCTGTGGGAACCACCCCAGGCAGCTCCACCCCCTCGTCATGAATTATCCATGTCCCACACCACCTCCCTCAATAATTGATGACCTCCCtgggctgcctgcccaggccagaGCCCACCGAGGCCAGGGTCCCAGTGGCCTGCTCCCCAATCCCTGgccccacacacaccacagctgCCCCTGCACCCAGCCCTCTGTGGTTCAGGACTTGTGCACGGCCTAAGAGAGGGAGCGCTCTGGGGGCATGAGGTATGGAGCTGCCACTGCAGTCACAtgccccagggagcccagggagcccagggagccCAGAGAGAAGGCGGGTCAGACCACCTGCTGGGTTTGGGGGGAGGTCATAAAATGAGTGTCAGGGGACCCCGGCCTGGCCCTCTGTAGCCAAAACATGAGCAAAAGGTTTAAAGGGGCCCGTGGGACATGGGTGCCTCTCCAATGCGTCCAGGCTGCACCCTGTGGACGGGTTCTCCCCTCCAGCAGCCAGAGGGCTCCAGGGCTCCCAAACTTCCCCCTCTCCCCACAAGACCACACAGACCCCCTCCTTGCCATGGCTCTCCTGGTTccccccaggattccatataacTTTCCTGCCATTGGAGCCTGACACGTCACCTCCTCAGAAAACCCTCTGAGGTCTGCCATCCATCTTATCCCCTTAGGGTCATGACACCCACATCCCTCCAGCATGCACAGGCCCCACACCCTTGCTTGTGTCTCAGCTACCTCCCTACAGGGGGGCTGGGCCCATCCTTAGCATCGACGGTTTCCATGACAACACAGGGCTGGGTCCCTCTGGAGCACCCCTTGGATAAACAGGGACATTCGGCAGTCCTAGCTTCAGACAGAGAAACTTGGGAACTTGGGGTGACTCAAAGGAATGAGAGAGTACCTGGCTAGCCTGGGGGCCCATGCAGGGACCTGCCCAACCTGTCCTATGACCTGGGGTGGCTTCCCACACCCCCTGCTCCTCcagccccagggcccagcactCACCCACCGCCAGCATCCCACCACCAcgatggcccaggtgcctgtgtGGCTCTGGACCGCAGTGGTTCTTTGTTCCACGTTGCCATAGCTACGGCGTCTCGGGCGGCCCCTCCTCCGCCCCTCCCAGCCcacgcaggcaggcaggcaagctaGACAGTATGTTTCCTTTTAAACTTGGCGCCTTGCACACCTGCTCAGGtggcacagggcccagcagctaGAGTCatggggactgggctgggcccgCGGGGCCTGCAGGCAGAAGGACGTTTCtgcccccattttacagataaactTATCTGAGGTTAGAAGGGCAGGTCTCAGGTTCTACCACCCAGGAGTGTCTGAGCTCCCTACCCACCCAGTAgagcccctacacacacacacacacacacacacacacacacaccagtggctTCCTTGGGGTGCTCAGCCTAAAACAGCCTCCCCCacgccaaacacacacacacacacagcctaccCTGTCACCCAGGTCTGCTCATGCCAGGGGCTGCCCACTCGGGtcctgcctccaactccacccccACGGCCAGGGGAGAAGGCCACGAGACAAGAGTTCAGGGTCAGGGACACCTGCCAATTACCATGGCGGCGACAGACCCAGTTCACAGCTTGTAAAAGTGAGGCCTCAGGCTCATGTCTGGGCGGGCACTGGCCTGGCTCCCCTTCCATGTTAGAGGGGGTTCTCCACCATGGGGGAGTTGGGGGGAACTGCCCTCATATCTCCTGTAACATGAGAGAAGGGGTTCCATGCCACGGAAGGGTTAGGGGGGACTGGTGTCTCCCCTTCCATGGGAGAGGGGAGGTCCCCCACCACGGAGGGGACTGTCCTGGTGGCTCCCGGCTCTGTCCACAGGAGAGGGGGGTCCCCCACCACGGAGGGGTGCAGAGGGGACTGtcctggtggctcctggctctgtccacgGGAGATGGGGGGTCCCCCACCACGGAGGGGACTTCCTGGTGGCTCCCGGCTCTGTCCACGGGAGAGAGGGGTCCCCCACCATGGAGGGGACTGTCCTGGTGGCTCCCGGCTCTGTGCACGGGAGAGGGGGGTCCCCCACAACggaggggagcagaggggacTGTCCTGGTGGCTCCCGGCTCTGTCCACGGGAGAGAGGGGTCTCTCACAACGGAGGGGACTGTCCTGGTGGCTCCCGGCTCTGTCCACGGGAGAGGGGGGGTCCCCCACAACGGAGGGGACTGTCCTGGTGGCTCCCGGCTCTGTCCACGGGCCGGGCTGGCAAGGGTCCCTCAGACCTCCGCCGTGTCCCTGTACCCCTATGCAAGCAAGGCGGGGACCGAGGCAAGCCAAGGTTTGCATGCAGTGGGTAGTAGGGGGGTCCCTCGACCCACCACGGGGATACGCCCTGGGATGGGGGTGCGCCACCCCCGCCCGCTCACCGGCACGCTGAGGCTCTCCTGGGCGTCGGGGTTCGGGGTTCGGTGCAGCCGCCTCCGTGGGGACCCCGGgtcagccgccgccgccgccgccgccgccgccgcagagCAACTTAGCACAGGGAGCTCGGAGCAAGGCGGGGCCGGCGGCCAGACCACGCCCCGCGGACACGCCCATTCAGGGAAGCCACGCCCTATCCTCCTGAAGAGCCCTAGAAGGGCGGAGCGAGCAAGTCGGCCACGCCTCCTGTGGCCACGCCCTGTATCCGGTAGGCCGCTCCCCGTCCTTCTGATGTgccggggcggggcgggcagCTCAGCCACGCCTCCCTTGACCAAGGCACCGTTGACGGGTAGCCACGCCCCATCCTCCAAAGGAGACCGAGCTGGGCAAGGGGCGGGGACGAAGGCGGGCGGAAATCTGGCGCAGCCAATGGTAGAGCGGGCGATGTACAAAGCGACCAATGGGAAGCCGAGGATGGGCGTGGAGGAGCAAAGGGGCGGGGCCCGGCGGCTGTAGGGTGTTTTCCTCCGGAATCCGGGAAGGGCAGGATATAGGGGGATTCTCAGCTTGTGGCTCTGCACTGGACgggcccctctccctcctcttcctcctcttcctcctcgcgggactcagtttccccacctgggCGCAGCACTTAGGATGGGAGCTTGTGGTGCACGGGCACCTCCTGGGGACCCCCGCCCCGGAATCACGTGGAGCCCCCCATCCCAGAAGGCCGGGCTCTCCCTGGGATGCAGAGTTGAGGATGAATGGAGGGGGCAGGGAAGTACcaggccaccccccacccccccaggccTAGCGTGGGGTGGACTTCCGTGGGAAGGAGCCATGCAAGAGGGGCAGGATGCCCCAATTGACTCCGGGAGGGAGGATGCAGCTGTGCGCCCTGGGAACGGAACCCTGCAGCGGCTCCCCCGCTTCCTGTGGGGCCCCAGGCTTCTGTCCCTGGGAGGCCACCTGGCTGCTTGGGAATGCTGGGGCAGACCCTGACATGCACCTCCCCTAGGGGACCAAACAGGGGAGCCATCCTGTCCCCTAGTGTGCGTGAGCTGGCCACAacatcccatttcacagatggcacTGTGGAGGCCCAGAGGAACAAGCTCTCCAGCCCATAGGCGCTCAGGCTGGGACTGGAAGTGCCCCTGAAGTCTGCGGGGCCCTGGACTCCCCTATGCACACAGGAACCAGGATTGGGGTGCACCCAGGCAGGTGTGGACAGTGGAGTGGGGGGTGGCCAGAGGCTGCATCCGGGTTTAGAGCTCTTCGCTCAGGCAGGCCCTGGGCTCGGTGTCCACTTGGAGTTGGGGAAGCTGGTGGCTGAGGCCTGGGTTTGGGGGAGCCGGAAGGAAATCGGGTGGCCAGGAGGCACCAATTCAAGCCAGGGCCGGCAGAGGGCGAGCTCTCCCCACAGCCCGGGGCCATCCAAGCTTTCACTCCCTGGGAATGCCACCCTCGACTGGGCCAGCGGGGTGAGGCGGGGttcctccagcccctgcacccaccagcCTCACCCTgcaccccaagtcctggcttcttACTGCGCAGGGGCTGTGCGAGTCCAACACTGCACAGTGTGACCCCAGTGGGTACCCTAAGTGAGGATGGGGGTGGTGGACCTCCTGGAGCCCCTCCTCCTCGGGGTCAGCCTTGGTCGGGAGGGGTTCCAGGGAAGCTCTTTTTCCTCTCCCCACTCGCATGTAGCAGGCAGCGTGTGCAGAGTCTTGGGGCGCTCGTGTCTCTGACTAGGGGAGCTTATGGGGGTGTCTCTTGGGAGAACCCCACCTTCTGGATATTCTGCAGTGTGAGTTACCCCAAATAGATgtcatacaaacaaacaaaaacaaaataataagttTCAGAAACAGAGCTAGGAGTCGGACCCAGAGCAAGCAGCCCAGTGACACCTCTTCCCCCGTGGCAGCGCAGAGCTCAGGCGCCAGGGTTATTTGTGCCGCTGTCCTCACAACCCAGCCACCTGTCCCCCTCTGTGCTGGGTGACCTCACCGCATCTGAGCTCACCAGGCGACAACCCGCTCGGCAGCGCCACTGCAGGCCATCCTGTGATCCCACCACCCCAGGAGGGGTCCCCGCCAGCCAGTGGGTGACAGGCGGAGCTGAGCCTGCACACCCCCTCCACATTGCGTGTTCCTAGCAGGGGACACATGTGCACCCTCCCACAAACCTCCCACTccagggtccaggggcccaagttcaCCCACAGCTTGCTCTGTCCCTGTcgttggctctgctccagccagccACGTGTCCTGGCCACTGCCCCTCCATGACCATCACCAGCCCCAACACAGGGCAAAGGCTCCAGCCGTGGATTAGCTTTCCCGCCTGCTCACAGGGCTGTGCTTCCAGCAAGTCTTGCCTCTTTGGCCCAGGCCTCTAGTTTCTCATCCGGGAAGTGGACGCAGGGCATGCAGGGCTGCAAAGCTAATCCTGACTCATTTGCAAGTAGGCCAATAaatgtacttaaaaaaatttttttttggagggcTCAGTGttgtggcctactggctaaagtcctcgccttgaacgcactgggatcccatgtgggcaccagttctaatcccagcagccctgcttcccatccagttccctacctgtggcctgggaaagcagttgcagatggcccaaagccttgggaccctgcatccacatgggagacccagaaagaactcctggcttctagcttcagatcggctcagctctggccattgtggtcacttgaggagtgaatcatcagacagaagatcttcctctctgtctcgtctcctctctgtatatctgactttgcaataaaaataaataagtcaataagtcttaaaaaaattattttttattggaaaggcagatttacagatgatggctcaagtcctcgggcccgagcacccacatgggagacctggttggagttccctgctcctggctctgtcctggcttgTTGGAACACAAGCAAGCGAGACTTTGCACATACCACCTGGGGACATTAGTTTTCTTACACCACCTTGTGGGACAGGGTGGGCAGGGCGTAAGATACAAAGAAAAGCCAGGGAGATGAGTCGGGAGGGCCCGCCATCTGTCACAGTCAGTTGCCCAAGCTGCCTGTGGACTCCCCGCCCCAGCCCTGGGAACGGAGCCCAGACCATGCTCGTCACAGGCGCTACAGACCACTTCCTgctaccctctctctctgtcccccataCATACTGGAAGCTGTACCTGTGCCCATTTGTTCAGACTGAGCTCAGGCATCCCGGTGCTCTGACATCCTGCATCCCCACACTGCCCCAAGGCTTCTCCTGCCCTAGGACCAGAGACCTGCCCTGGGTCCTTGGATTGGGGTTGTTCTGAACAGGGGTGGTCAGGGCCAAGGGCGTCCTGCAAAGTCTCGactggggaaagaaagaaaggaagggggaTGGAGACACAGCCCTATCCCCTGTAACTCAGTCCCTCTCAGAAGTGGCCTCTTACAGCGGCCCCTGGAGAGCCAGCAGCCCAGGATCCCTGCACCGACGACCCAGCCTCACAGACACTCATCCCCTCCTGCAGAACTGGGGCCCTGGCCGCACCTGCCAGGCAGCATCCCCTATCTGGCCTTGACCGagccccacctgctgctccccttcacaatcagctccttgttaatgtgcctgggaaagcagtagaggatggagtcaatatttgggcccctgtacccccatgggagacctggatggagctcagagTGCCTCCCTTTGGCCTGGCTGCCGCAGGCCATTtcagaagtaaaccagtagatggaagatctctccctctgtagtTCTGTCTTGCGGCTACTGGATGCTTACTGAGTGAGGGCCACACACAGGGGCCGTGCCGGGAAAGGCTGGGGGTGCTCACGCAGAGCCGCTGGCTGCCTGGCCACTGGGCACCGGTGGCTGCAGGACCCTGGCTCTCGGCCCGCCTGGGCCCGCCCATAGCGGCGTTCATTAAAGCGGGGCTATTACTTAGCTGCTGCCGCCAGTTGTAATTGACCGCCGCCGTCCCCAAGGACTTTGCTCCTGAGCTCAGCAGCTGGGTCTGGTCCAGCTGTGATGGTGGGAGGAGAGCCGGCTCGGAGACACACAGGCCTCCTAGCTCCAACTCCCCACCTCCTCCAAACCCACCTCCCCAGGGTACAGCCTCCCCCCCTGCTGACCTgccgccccccaccccgcctcaGGGCTGCTTGCTTGTGTGCCTGCTCTCACAGGTAGGCAAGCTCACAGTGCACAAGTACAGGCCGGGAGGCAGGCACAGACTCAGTTGTCCCATCTGCGCAATGGGCTCATCAGTCATGTATCACTAGGCAATGCTTGTTTTCACACCAGTGGTGGTCACGGTTGGGAAGTGACACACGACTTGGGGCAGCGGTGACACTGctgtggctgccacctgctgagCCACCAGTCCTGGGGATTCACAGCACAGGCAGGCAaggggcacagtggttaagacacccttTGCCCACGTCTTACAGGGTAgccctcaagtccttgggcccctgcacccattgtgggagacttagaggaagctcctggcttcagcccagcccattgcggccattcagggaatgattcagcaggtggcagatctctctctatctctctctccttacctctccacaaatctgccttttaaataaaatcctTATTTAAAGAATGAAAGGTCCTGGgatctggcgcagtagcctagagtctaaagtcctcgccttgcatgtgccaggatcctataggggcaccagttcgtgtcccgctgtcccacttcccatccagctccctgcttgtggcctgggaaagcactgagcagcccaaagccttgggtgcctgcacccgcgtgggagacctggaagaagctcctggctcctggcttcggattggctcagctccagccatcacggtcacctggggagtgaaccagtgagtggatgatcttcccctctctcctgactttccaataataatttaaagAATGGATGAGACTCCGCATACAGAGGCCTGGCCCGGACCTGGGGCCGCAGTAGGCTCCGTGACTGTCTAGGGATTGCTGGAAGCTCTGAGAACCAGACCTGACCATTCTGGCTCATTGGAGCCCCGCTGTCCTGGCCCCATGACTGCCCCGTCTTCTGCCCACACCCTATCCACACCGGCAAGCTCCTGAAGATCACCTCTAAACCAGGTCGGGTGCTTTCTGCTCCGGGGGCTGCCCACCTCTCCCTAGATGCTCAGCCACTTCCTGGAGGCCCCTCCGCCTGCACCTGCAAGCTCCTCCCTTCCCATGAAGTCGCGTCCCTGCCTGCAGGTCCCTCAACTCCCTAGAAGCCCTACCTCTCCACCAGAGAGATCTTGTCTGATCCAACACTGGTTGGGACCTCAATGCCCAGGACAGCTTGGGGCATcgatccacccacccacccattcctCCATCggtccacccatccatccacccatccctccatccacccacccaccctgacAGCAGGCTGAAGCTGTTAAGTCCCCTCCAAGTCGCCCTTCCCCGGCTGCCACCCAACTCTTTCCCGGGCCCCTTCTGCCCTCGGtctaccctccccaccccaagggAACAGCGCGGGCCTCTGTGTATGAGTGCTCGGGCGCCAGCGTTGCTCAGAGACAGGGGAGAGCAGGCAGCAGTGCCCGCCCCCTGCCTGCAGACCCCTGCCCGCCCAGCCTGGGACCCCA from Ochotona princeps isolate mOchPri1 chromosome 33, mOchPri1.hap1, whole genome shotgun sequence encodes:
- the TNFAIP8L1 gene encoding tumor necrosis factor alpha-induced protein 8-like protein 1 isoform X1, whose protein sequence is MATWNKEPLRSRATQAPGPSWWWDAGGGRAMDTFSARNLALQTQKKLLSKMASKTMATALLDEASGEVLDELYRATKEFTRSRKEAQKVIKNLVKVAVKLAVLLRAGQLAADELALLRRFRQKARSLALTAISFQQVDFTFDRRVLAAGLLDCRDLLLQAAGPHLTAKSHGRIQHAFRHLADGDFLAALYGPAEPYHSHLRRICDALGRLLDQDGI
- the TNFAIP8L1 gene encoding tumor necrosis factor alpha-induced protein 8-like protein 1 isoform X2: MVIGSRAMDTFSARNLALQTQKKLLSKMASKTMATALLDEASGEVLDELYRATKEFTRSRKEAQKVIKNLVKVAVKLAVLLRAGQLAADELALLRRFRQKARSLALTAISFQQVDFTFDRRVLAAGLLDCRDLLLQAAGPHLTAKSHGRIQHAFRHLADGDFLAALYGPAEPYHSHLRRICDALGRLLDQDGI
- the TNFAIP8L1 gene encoding tumor necrosis factor alpha-induced protein 8-like protein 1 isoform X3: MDTFSARNLALQTQKKLLSKMASKTMATALLDEASGEVLDELYRATKEFTRSRKEAQKVIKNLVKVAVKLAVLLRAGQLAADELALLRRFRQKARSLALTAISFQQVDFTFDRRVLAAGLLDCRDLLLQAAGPHLTAKSHGRIQHAFRHLADGDFLAALYGPAEPYHSHLRRICDALGRLLDQDGI